The genomic segment AGCCTCATCTCTGCTGTAGACTTTGTCATCGATTTTGAGTATAGATTGAAGAAGACTTAGCAGGATTTCTCCCGCATTATATTCTTTAGATATAGTAGCCCAAGCACGAACATCTAATCGAGACTGAATTGAAGGATGGTTAAAAACTTGTTTTGCTAAAGTTGTCTTGCCAATTCCTCCCATCCCAACAATTGGGAAGACTTTTAGTTCGTCGGAGGGGCATCTTGTGAGttcttcaagaatccttttcttttccttgtcACATCCCACCATACTGTCTGAAACTTCCAGATTAGTCAATTTTCCTGAACTAGTATCTTGTGCCAATGACCACATTGATGCTTGGCTACCTTTATGATCTTGAATCTTTTTCGACTCTTCTTGGACACGGTCAATGTCCTTTGCTACTTGTTGCAAGCTCTCACAAAGTTTCTCATGTGCTTTTCCTCTACGCGTTTCATCTTCTGCCCTCATAGCTTCTCTTactccaaattcaattttgtCTTCAGCAGCATTCGGAAAACCTTTTATCCGCGCTTCCAAATCTGTCATTGCCCCATAACTACCGATTTGTTTCTCGAAGTTCTTGAGAAATGCTTCTACAGAACTCACTTTCTTATGAAGAGCTGCAATTTCTTCTCTGTGATAACAAGCAAGGGATAGCATTTGCGAATCAGATGTCAACAGCAGTTCCATCATTCTTATAAGAGATGCTATACTCGCGTAGGCCATATCTATTCTCCGGCTTCCAAAATGCAATTACGAATTGAAAGCTGCAAGCTGTAGAAGGTTGATAGTGATAAAATAACACAATTCACAAAGTTGCAAAAACAGTGagataaaaattaagaaatcagGCAACTTCAGTCTGCACTCTTCACTATCGTATCTGTTACAGACTTTATGTTAAAAAGGCAGAAGAAAGAGTAGAAGAAGAAAGTATATTTCTTTGATGAGACTACAGTGCAGTTTATATACAGCTGAAATAATAGCATAAACTAACTCCTAGAATGTAGGAAAAGATAACTACGTCTAATACAACTAATGCCTAAATAAGTTGAACAAGTCTAATCCTAATCAAACTATATCTGTAGTACACAGTAAAACAATTTTACAACACTGTTAAACCACTAATGCTAATGCGCTATTACGCCCCCCTCAAGTTAGGTGTGAAGAGACAACATGTAGCTTGGGAAGCATTAACTGGAAAGCTGGCTTGGACAATGGTTTGGTAAGTGGATCTGCAAGTTGATCAGAAGAGTGTATGTGCCTCATTTGGACCAATCCATTACGGACCTGGTTACGAACAAAGTGAAGATCAACCTCAAGGTGCTTCATTTTGGTATGATGTACCGGATTCTCAGCAATGTACGTAACTCCAAGGTTATCACAAAGTATTATAGGTGTAGCAGGGAGTGACCAAGTGAGTAACCCAATTCGTTTCAGACAAGGCAGAAGCAACTGCACGATATTAAGCCTCAGTGGAGGATCTAGAGACCGTAGGTTGCTTACAAGAACTCCAGCAGATGGGCGTTGTGCCCAGATAAACAATGTAGCCCGAGATAGAGAGGTGATAATTGATGTCACCTACCCAATCACCATTAGTATAGGCATAGAGATCAGTCGATTTATGTGGGGAAATACGAATGCCATACTGGTATGTTTCTTTAAGGCAGCGGAGGTGTTGGCTTATTTAAAAGAAGATTGGGCAGCGAAAAGGGGGTTAAAATGGCTCTCAAAGGATTGAATAACTTTCAATAGCTTTCAATAGTATTCAATGATTTTATTGAACATCAAGGGGCTTTCAATAGCCACCTTACAATAGAAAAATCAGCaacattcaaaatttaaactaactaaaatgtctcaacaaatcaaacaacctaacttaaattcaaaattcaaattcatcctaaATTAACTAACTTATTTGGTAAAAACTAGTGCAGTAACTTAAGCAATTTccaacactcctccttgctttaGTTACTGCAATTTAGAAAACTGCTCCTCCTCTATTTTTGCTCTGGTACTAAAtgctgaatttttttattttatttttttgaatttgcactttttctttttgatattaaTCTTTCGCTTCTTTCTTTGGATTCTTTGATGGAAAAACCCCATCAACAATATTGTTTTGTTTGAAAGAGCTTTCATCTAGACAATTATGGGAGTTACAAAATATTGTTGTAagaatttttcttctttcacaacatcacataaagcataagttttgaaatttaattttattttcactgACCAAACTTGATATTTTTCGCCAGTGAAAATATTTGGGGCATTCAATGAGAGACTGCTTCTTGACatctttttggttgaaaataGCCCAATGCTTTCAAAATAAGCACGTGTTGAAAAAGGTAGCCCTAATGGGTTAAAATGGAGCCCAGACGGGTTAAAAAGGTAGCCCTTATGGGTTAAAAATGGTATGGCAGCGCTTTGGAAGAACTCACAGATCCCGTAAGATCAATGAGGCTCTTGATACCACTGTTggttttttaaaagaaagatgGGGCAGCGAAAAGGGGGTTAAAATGGCTCTCAGAGGATTGAATAACTTTCAATAGCTTTCAATAGTATTCAATGATTTTATTGAACATAAAGGGGCTTTAAATAACCACCTTACAATAGAAAAATCAccaatattcaaaatttaaactaattaaaatatctcaacaaatcaaacaacctaacttaaattaaaaattcaaattcatcctaaattaattaacttattttgctaaaaactAGCGCAgtacacggtgcttgaggctacgagtagccccaagctaacactttgaaccattttcatttagttcaacacaaatcaatggggtttccataaataatcctcaaatatcaacagagtaatcatcatccaagaataaaagaatttcagaaagataacaaaatacgacttgttagtcaactcccaacatctatactagtctgacaagcctctaagaaaatcaataaaaccagcgagccattgagacatgccccaactgactcatactcaattatcaaatctaaataattccgtgaaaccaacattagacatcatgtcctcggaacatgaggactcaccacaacagaggatgtagaatagcgtgcccaaagaatcaccgtcgaacctggaactgagcatctgaacctacattctgagaaaatgcagcccacatccgaagatgtgggtcagtaccatggaaaggaaccgagtatatgggtgcgtatgtagttgtataaacatcatcatcataaatatttataagaaatatgcaggatgtatgaaagactcacatagcccgaagaaaatcatcataatcatgagaggatgaaataagtacaataacacatgtgagtcatcatataatttgtcaatcactttcaattcattaagaatatcaattctcataatgtaaatatcatttaaatcttttgaaagaataactttcacaattccactttcaaatcacttcaccattcaccatacaaggaaacacacacacactgggagatcctataaccaacataaaccatgtgagctacatggagtccaacgtacaatccatgttggggagagccgtccaatccttgccatcggagtatgactatcgatatcaaatccacacaaactagtgatcactatataaatcagcctcaggcgtAGTCCTataggggcacatagttctagggaagtaaggtcgctttatacctcccactcggtgctaaagatttctcccggacatagctcagatcatttcaaagacaatccacaataaaacaattttagtaatatataaatatacatcgggaaccatcatgcttcccatctatcaaaatcaaccacgttgtagatttctttcacactcgagttcaaaacaaatccattaagaccaaaaggtcaaatcattcaaaatatctcaaatattcaacatcaacgtgcttataacacacactttctaaaaaaaaaacacaacttccaatggggattcacgacccaaatatcaaaatcatgacaaatatcgttcaagattNNNNNNNNNNNNNNNNNNNNNNNNNNNNNNNNNNNNNNNNNNNNNNNNNNNNNNNNNNNNNNNNNNNNNNNNNNNNNNNNNNNNNNNNNNNNNNNNNNNNTCTGGATTAGTTTGCTCGCACCTCGACTATTTAATAATGTACCTGCTCCCTCCCACCAGCACATGTTCTGATAACTTATAGACATTGACTGTATGACTGTACGTTAATCTGTTGTAGTTTTCGATCTTAACTTGTGACATTTCAAATGTGTAACAGATTGGCCGGAGCAATTCTTCTAACGCCCGTGACTAACTACTGGTGGGGTAGTTTTCCTGCAAACTTGACTAAACAAGCGTACTACGAACAGCTTGTGCAGGATCAATGGACACTTCGGATTTCACACTATCTTCCCTGGCTGACTTACTGGTGGAACACTCAGAAATGGTTTCCGTCTTCCAGTGTTGCAACGTTCAGCGAGGATATTCTTTTCGAGCAAGATAGAGTACTAATGCCTATCTTCGATGAATATCAGAGTAAATACCGGGTGAGCACTCGTTTATCTTCTTAGCATATCCACACATTTTCACGCGACTTTTGTGTTTGGCTGATCTAACAATGGATTTGCGAGTTTGGTAGAACTCATCACTTCAACATCGAACCTTATATATACGTGTGAGTGAAAAATAACAGTAGATAAGAGTTAGATATACATTTTTCTTGCATCACTGGTGAAACATTAGGTCGTAAGCTAGAGTCGTAACTTGCTATAACTAGTTAAATCGCGGTGATAGTGTAAAACTTTCTTTACGATGTCATTATTTGTCTGGAACTCTGAGTTCTTTTCTGTTCCTGATGGAGGTTAGGACCTGGTAAGACAACAAGGGGATTACGAGTCAATCCACCGTGACCTAATGATAGGTTTCGGGACATGGGAGTTCGATCCAATGGAACTAGAGAATCCTTTCCCTAACGGAGAAGGCTCCGTACACATTTGGCAAGGCGATGAAGACGGTCATGTACCCGTCCTTCTACAACGATACGTCGCGAAGAAACTACCGTGGATCCATTATCATGAAATGAAAGGTGGAGGTCATATGTTTCCATGGGCTGAAGGAATGGGAGATAAAGTTATGAAAACATTCTTACTTGGAGAGCCCTTTGTTCTATAAAATTATGCTATGGGGCTTGTTTTAGTATTGTATTCAATGACTCTTTTGTCATTGAAGAAATTTGAATATTTTGTTAATAATTAAGTACTATTCCTTCCGctttaatttgtttgtctgatATTAACTGGACAGGAAGTTTAAGAATGTAAAAAGGTCTGTGAATCTTGTAGTAGGCCTTGGCTCGAGTGAAATGTATTAAAATATCCTTCAGTCTTGTGGTATTAAGCATGTCGTATGGAAAGTTGAAGTTAAAgagtttccaaaaaagaaaaggCGCATTCTATTTGACGGACTGAAAAGGAAAGTAAGACGAACAAATTGAACCGGAGGGAGTGATAGTTAACTTGGTTTATGTTCTAAAACTGCTGTTATTCTTTCTGGTGCAGCAATGATACTGTATGTTGCTGTAAATTTCATAAGAATGTCTAGTACTTACACGCAATCGCCTCGCAGCTTTTCTTGTTTTCGATGTACATACTGAAGAACAGAACGCGTTTTTTTTCACCTTAAAGATTTCCGATATATCGAGTTGGAATAGTTACATTATGTTCAGGTAGGAGTGTCAGCATAGTATGTGTAATATCCTGTGGATTTATTGTATTGTTTTCGTCTAAGTGCATTACTATATGTACTAACTTGATGAGTTGATTCACTGTGTCCCGATGTTCGGTTTTTCAGTTCAAAACTTCAGGACGTTATATTCTGAAGTTCGGTTTTTCAGTTCAAAACTTCAGGACGCTATANNNNNNNNNNNNNNNNNNNNNNNNNNNNNNNNNNNNNNNNNNNNNNNNNNNNNNNNNNNNNNNNNNNNNNNNNNNNNNNNNNNNNNNNNNNNNNNNNNNNCCAACCGCTTTTTATGTGCAAGTATCACGTTTGAGTATCTTTGCATTGTTGGCTCACCTGTTCTAAAATTCCTTAAAAATTAGCTTTTTATGATTATATCGACAATAATCCGgcaaaaatagaatttttcagAGCAGATTCAATGAATAACGGAGATGGAATAGCGATTGAATGGTTAGAGACAAAGAAGGGCTAGAACTTTTTGTACTGCATGATCCTAATAATACGAACATATACGTTCAATACATCAACAAAACTGTATGGACCCTCTACAACTGAAATTTAGGCCATTACTTAAACTATACCAACAAAACTGTATGGACCCTCTACAACTGAAATTTAGGCCATTACTTAAACTATACAACACATGACATATTCAATATAACCTCACAAAACGGGCCTTCGGGAGGATAGATTGTACTACTAGATTACCTATCTCACAAAGGTAAAGAGTTTGTTTTCGAAAGACCCTCAGGCCTCAGCTATATGTCTTGAAATTCAAACTTCAGGCCTACATCCTAAAATTAAAgacatcatattctcattttatctcatacttcTTCAACAATTCTCTCTACCTCTTTCTTTCCAAGTCTcaatattttctctcaatttgcCATCTCTTAAATTGTTATCTCTATTACCATACTTTGGATCTATTCTAATGATAGCTAGACTTAACGAATATACCGCAATGGAAGAAACATAACCATGTTGGTCAGTTCACTAGAGCAAATGCATGTCCAAATTGGATTAGATTTTGAAACCAACTGTAACTGTAAACTGTAGAGAAACAAGACCTCCTAAAATATCAACTATGACAATACAAAGCTACTCCTAAAGTATCAACTATGACAATACAAAGCCACTGGAATTAAAAGTAAAAACACTCTCCAACTCACTAGTGTATATACAACTCGCTACGCAAATTCGGTCATCATAATTAACATCCAGAATGaaataaatgatatgaaaagttccAAGTACAATCACCTCCTTAAAGCACCATAATTCCTAGTTACCTGCAGCAACGAACATTAGTTAAGCACCCCATGTCCGAATTAGAAAACATTGCTTTGTAAGGTAAGGTGAAATGGACAACTTTTCGAATACTCAGTGAAGCAGAGACATTTAAGTATGTTCCTTATAATTTGTCATGTGCCATTTCCCTACTTACTTTGCACCTCTCCTAAACATCAGGATTCTTGAATATTTATTAATACCTACATCTACATGGGcctcaaaaagaagaaaattgcaAGAGTATCTCTCATTTATACTCCATACAGCACAATGAGCAACTGAAATTTGTTCATTCTTGAACAAATTTCTCACTAAGATTATTTTAAACACAACTGTTAAGCAGGCAGCATAGTTATAAGCGCACTCGAGAAGAAGCAAAGAGCAAAATTCAACTTAAACAGGATAACATATTTCATGGAGAAGAAATACTTTTCAAAGTAGCATAAGCATTGCCTTTGAAACAGCTATATGCTATCACTCCAAATATACTTTCTAATACATCACTTACCCGAGGCCGAGGTCTAGTTTCTTTCTTTGCCatgtcgtcatcatcatcatcatcttcatccgCATCCATGAGCATCCTTTGAAGTGAAGATGAGGAGCTATCTGATTTTCTTCCCCTTTTAGCTGCTGTTGCTGAAGCTCTGCCCCTTCCCCTTGGAGCAGCCCTTTTGCGTCCTTTGCCCTGAACCGTCTTATCATCATCCTAGCAACAGAAGACAGCATATAAAAGTGCAGTTATGTAGCATACAGCAGGAGaaattaagacaaaaaattaCTATATTTCTAAGAAATACTCTTCACTACCCAGTATTTGCATGAACATTATCCAAGAAACATTCATAGGGAAAAACAGATTCACACTAAAGAGGCAGCAAGAAATGTAATTGTAAGAAAGATAGGACATACTGAGCTTTCATCAATAACATTTGTGTCCTGTTTGGCATCCTCATCACTTGAAGGAGATTCCACATTCTCATCATCTTCGGCAATACTTCGCACTGATGCAGATGCAGCAATTGATGCAGATCTGCAGCAAAGAAGTTTAAGAAAAGGACTTCGGTGACATGGAGAAATTGCAAATGATGCTTACATTATCTAAACATATAGCAAAATTCTAAAGCACAAGCAAACTTCTATCAGCTATTCCGACTGGTAATATGTTGAAGACaatgtttcttttctttcataaGAAGAACCTTAGGTTATGCAAAAATTTCAAAGAGATGACAACTTAATCAGTCTTTTAGAAAGTTTGAGTGTCACATTAACTCGTGTTGTACTTTAAGCACCTATCTATTCCTTCTCATAATGTGAGCAATCAGTGAAAAATGATTTCAATTAACTTCTTATCATTCCCAGCAGCTTAATTCTTCTGTTTTGACAAATGTTGGGCATCTTATCAGTTCTATGTATAATGGCtgcataaaataaaaatgatttcaatGAATTATCATTGACTCACCAATTTTAATTATATGCATTCTTATcctaatataaaattaaagtagtTTGTCCCATTCAGTCCTTACATTTGACTTCCAAGAATTAGTTGCTTTGTAATCAAGGCCATTTCAAGACTAATTTTAAGTTGTGCTGAGATCCTTCTCCACAAAGTTAAAATTAGGGATGCCAAAGAAAGAAAGAGACAAGC from the Capsicum annuum cultivar UCD-10X-F1 chromosome 9, UCD10Xv1.1, whole genome shotgun sequence genome contains:
- the LOC124886975 gene encoding uncharacterized protein LOC124886975 (The sequence of the model RefSeq protein was modified relative to this genomic sequence to represent the inferred CDS: added 473 bases not found in genome assembly), with the protein product MIRKMIALFGIVILALIYKAIMPPPPKKCGSNNGPPITAPRVKLSDGRYLAYKENGVPRDQAKHKFVFIHGFDCVRHDVALLTTISPEVMQSLGIYIVSIDRPGYGESDPHPKRTPKTLALDIEELADQLELGSKFYVIGFSMGGQAIWGLLKYIPHRLAGAILLTPVTNYWWGSFPANLTKQAYYEQLVQDQWTLRISHYLPWLTYWWNTQKWFPSSSVATFSEDILFEQDRVLMPIFDEYQSKYRDLVRQQGDYESIHRDLMIGFGTWEFDPMELENPFPNGEGSVHIWQGDEDGHVPVLLQRYVAKKLPWIHYHEMKGGGHMFPWAEGMGDKVMKTFLLGEPFVL